From the genome of Verrucomicrobiota bacterium:
CTGTTCCAGTTCAACGTACCCCACCGCTGGAGCATTGCCCACCTCTATCAGGCGATCTTGAACAAGGAACCTCACGTCAAGGATATCAGCTACCTGACCACCCTGTCAGGCTATGTTCATTGGAAATTGACCGGGCAAAAGGTGCTGGGGATCGGCGACGCCTCGGGGATGTTCCCCATCGATAGCAAGACTAACGATTACGACGCGAGTAAGATCGAACTATTCAATGGGCGGCTCGAAGGAGAGAACATCGCCTGGAAGGTTCCCGACGTTCTTCCGAAAGTCCTTGCGGCAGGCGATGCCGCAGGAGCGCTTACCCAGGATGGCGCTCAGTTGCTCGATCCTACGGGCCGATTACAAGGGGGGACTCCCCTCTGCCCTCCGGAGGGCGACGCCGGCACCGGCATGGTGGCCACCAACAGCGTGGCCGAGCGCACGGGTAACGTGTCGGCAGGAACTTCCGTTTTCGCCATGATCGTGCTGGAAAAGGAGCTCTCGAAACTACATCCGGAGATCGACATGGTAACAACGCCCAGCGGCAAGCCGGTGGCCATGGCCCATAGTAACAACTGCACCTCCGATCTTAACGCCTGGGTCGGTTTGTTCCGAGAATTTGTGGATGCGCTTGCCGTGGAAATCAGTCAAGCCGCGCTGTTCGAAGTGTTGTACAAGAAGGCCCTCACCGGGGACGCGGATGCCGGCGGGCTCCTGGCCTACAACTATGTCTCGGGTGAGCCCATCACCCACCTTGAAGAAGGGCGCCCACTGTTCGTCCGTACCCCCGAGAGCCGCTTCTCACTCTCGAACTTCATGCGTGCGCATCTCTTTTCGGCGCTCGGTGCGTTAAAAATCGGAATGGACATCCTCTTTGAACAGGAGCAAGTCAAGGTCGACAAAATCCTCGGTCACGGCGGCTTTTTCAAGACCGAGGCAGTGGGCCAGAAGATCATGGCAGCCGCGATGAACGTTCCCGTGTCTGTAATGGAAACCGCCGGCGAGGGCGGCGCGTGGGGGATCGCCTTGCTGGGCGCCTATATGCTC
Proteins encoded in this window:
- a CDS encoding FGGY-family carbohydrate kinase, whose amino-acid sequence is MNRSDTQEAIESARTVLGIELGSTRIKAVLIGEDHAPIASGSHDWENRYENGIWTYSLEEVWAGLQESYRKLSKEVLEKYNTPLERIGAIGFSAMMHGHMAFDQAGNLLVPFRTWRNTTTAQAATALTELFQFNVPHRWSIAHLYQAILNKEPHVKDISYLTTLSGYVHWKLTGQKVLGIGDASGMFPIDSKTNDYDASKIELFNGRLEGENIAWKVPDVLPKVLAAGDAAGALTQDGAQLLDPTGRLQGGTPLCPPEGDAGTGMVATNSVAERTGNVSAGTSVFAMIVLEKELSKLHPEIDMVTTPSGKPVAMAHSNNCTSDLNAWVGLFREFVDALAVEISQAALFEVLYKKALTGDADAGGLLAYNYVSGEPITHLEEGRPLFVRTPESRFSLSNFMRAHLFSALGALKIGMDILFEQEQVKVDKILGHGGFFKTEAVGQKIMAAAMNVPVSVMETAGEGGAWGIALLGAYMLRKKADEPLEAYLSNKVFAGDNSLTIAPDPGDVDGFTAFMERYKKGMVIERAAVDALK